A window of Enterobacter ludwigii genomic DNA:
TCATTCTGTACCGTCGATGAGGCCAGACGTAGTAAGTAACCGACTTCAAGTGCAGCAGAAATTTCATTACGGATACGTTCATCGTCACGGTTGAGGAGTACCGTTTTTTCAACAAAGGCGTCTGATACGCCATTAATGGGGAGTGTGCGTTCTTTATCCACCGCCAGTTGCCAGGCAGGTCGATTCCGGAGGAGGTCAAAACGATCAACAGCCTGATGCAAAACGTCAAATGCCAGCGGTTTCTGCAGTGCGTCCCGCATGCTGTTGCGGAAAAATAGCGCCTTATCAACGCCAAATTGCAGCTGTCTGTCGAGCGAGCTGGCAACCGTTTCCAGATGATTGCGCTGGCTGGAGATATAGGCCTCTTCCAGCACCACCACCTCGCGCCAGGTCAGAAGAGTGGAGAAGATCAGTACGACGATAAAACAGGAATTAACAATCAGGCCAGGGTTGCTGCGCTTTTGCAGCCATTGAAAAAAAGATCGTCTTACAACAAATGTATCGCGCTGCACACACACTCTCCCTGATGACTGCCTACACCCGGTACCTGAAATAAAAAACGCCCGACAAAGCCGGGCGTTATGTGATTAAGCCTTGTCTCGTTTCTGCTGCCCATCACCCGGCTGAAGCTCATCTTCACGAAATGCTTCCCGCTTGATGCTGTAGCCATCGTGCCACCGACACTCCACCATTCCACTGGAATACCCGGTGACAATCATACGTGGGCCGCCCTTCTTAGGCTTAACTTCATCACTGACCAAAAAGACCATACCTGCCTCCTGTATCAGGGTGAAACTTTTTCAATTTAGACGAGGAATGGTCTTTTTGCATCTGTAACAGGTAGCAATTAGTGCGCCGTGCCACGCATTTTTTCGACCAACTTTACTGCCGCCACCACGATAGCGCCAATGATAAAGCCCAACACAAGATTCAGCAGCGTGGGCAGAATCGCCGCGACAACAGCACCCTGCGCAGTGGAGAAATGTTCGATAGCGTGATGCAATGGCGCAATACCGTGAACCACAATACCGCCGCCAACGAGGAACATCGCCAGCGTGCCGACTACGGATAAACTCTTCATCAGCCAGGGCGCCAGCACCAGTAAGCTTTTGCCTACCCCTTTTGCCACCGCGCTTGATTTCTCTTCCAGCCAGTAGCCGATATCATCCAGCTTAACGATCAACCCCACCAGACCGTACACCCCTACCGTGACCAGAATAGCGATCCCGGAGAGGATCAGAACCTGGTTCATCAGCGGTGCTTCAGACACAATCCCCAGCGTAATGGCGACGATCTCAGCAGAGAGAATAAAGTCGGTACGAATAGCCCCTTTCACTTTATCGCGCTCAAAGGTTTTCGGATCCTGCGCGGCCAGTGCTTCAAGACGCTGCTGGCGCATTTCAGGCGTATCGCTCTTATTACGTGCCGCGAACGAATGCAGGACTTTCTCGACGCCCTCGAAGCATAAAAATGCCCCACCAATCATCAGTAACGGCGTGATGGCCCAGGGAATAAACGCGCTGATCAGTAGCGCCAGTGGTACCAGAATCACTTTATTCAGGAATGAACCTTTCGCAACGCCCCACACCACCGGCAGTTCACGATTAGCCCTAACCCCACTCACCTGCTGGGCGTTAAGCGATAAATCATCTCCCAGAACGCCAGCGGTTTTCTTCGCTGCCAGTTTCCCCATCACTGAAATGTCATCCAGCAAGGTGGCAATATCATCCAGCAATGTTAATAAGCTACTTCCTGCCAAAATCTCAATCCTTCTTTTTTTGCTAATGTAGTGAATAGTATGGAGCAAAAGCGTGAACCCGGAAACAGGCACCTTTCGTCAACAAAAAATTCACATCAACCACACAATTAAAGGGCTCGCCAGCACGATAGTTTTCGCGTTTACTATCAGCGACCTTTTTATTTCGTCGTGAGGGATTATGCGTTTCCGGCAATTGCTACCGCTCATTGGGGCACTTTTTTCACTGTATATCATTTGGGGTTCAACCTACTTTGTCATTCGCATCGGGGTAGAAAGCTGGCCGCCGCTGATGATGGCGGGTATTCGCTTCCTCTCGGCTGGGGTGCTTCTGCTGGCATTCCTGCTGCTACGCGGTCATAAACTTCCCCCACTTCGCCCGCTGCTTAATGCTGCATTGATTGGTCTGCTGCTGTTGGCCGTGGGCAATGGTTTTGTGACCATTGCCGAGCACCAGAATGTACCGTCAGGGATCGCCGCCGTGGTTGTTGCCACCGTCCCGCTGTTTACCCTCTGTTTTAGCCGCCTTTTTGGCATTCGTACCCGCAAACTGGAATGGCTGGGGATTGGCATCGGGCTTGCTGGCATTATTCTGCTCAACAGCGGCGGTAACCTGAGCGGGAACCCATGGGGCGCCGTGATTATTCTGATCGGCTCTATGAGCTGGGCATTCGGTTCCGTATACGGCTCCCGTATTGAGCTGCCCTCCGGCATGATGGCTGGCGCAGTAGAGATGCTCGCTGCGGGGATTGTGCTCTTACTCGCCTCAACGCTGACGGGAGAAAAGCTGACGACAATGCCGGGTCTGTCGGGCTTTCTGGCGGTCGGTTATCTGGCGCTGTTTGGATCGCTCATCGCCATTAATGCCTACATGTTCCTGATCCGCAATGTTTCTCCGGCCGTCGCCACCAGCTATGCCTATGTCAACCCGGTCGTGGCCGTGCTGCTCGGCACAGGATTGGGCGGTGAAACGCTCTCGTCGGTAGAATGGCTGGCACTCGGGGTGATTGTTTTTGCTGTTGTGCTGGTCACGCTGGGCAAATATTTGCTGCCTGCCAAACCGGTTGTCACACCTTGCGAGGTGGAAAAACCGTAAGCGGATGAATACCCAGAGTGTCGATCTGCGCGGTCTGACCGCCGCCGCAGATCCACTCTTCCAGCCGTTCCGTGAGATCGGCATCGTTCAGTTTTAATCTGCCTCTCAGGGCACACTCCCAGACGATCAGCACTCGCCAGCCCTGAGCAATAAGCGTGGTGAGATCCCGGTTGTCACGATCAACATTTTTACCAATTTTCTCCAGCCAGAAATCGGTGCGTGTCGCCGGGACTTTGAACAAGTAGCAGTCGTGATGATGCCAGAAACAGCCGTGAGTAAAGATGATGCACTGGTACGCGTCGACAACGAAATCCGGTCGCCCCGCAAGCGCGGGATCCTGCACGCGGAAATCAACGCCGGCCTGCGTCAGAAGCGCGGCCAGGCGTTTTTCAATTGCGGTATCACGCGTGCCGATAGCACGCATGT
This region includes:
- a CDS encoding DUF2158 domain-containing protein encodes the protein MVFLVSDEVKPKKGGPRMIVTGYSSGMVECRWHDGYSIKREAFREDELQPGDGQQKRDKA
- a CDS encoding DUF808 domain-containing protein encodes the protein MLAGSSLLTLLDDIATLLDDISVMGKLAAKKTAGVLGDDLSLNAQQVSGVRANRELPVVWGVAKGSFLNKVILVPLALLISAFIPWAITPLLMIGGAFLCFEGVEKVLHSFAARNKSDTPEMRQQRLEALAAQDPKTFERDKVKGAIRTDFILSAEIVAITLGIVSEAPLMNQVLILSGIAILVTVGVYGLVGLIVKLDDIGYWLEEKSSAVAKGVGKSLLVLAPWLMKSLSVVGTLAMFLVGGGIVVHGIAPLHHAIEHFSTAQGAVVAAILPTLLNLVLGFIIGAIVVAAVKLVEKMRGTAH
- a CDS encoding very short patch repair endonuclease; this translates as MTDVHDKATRSKNMRAIGTRDTAIEKRLAALLTQAGVDFRVQDPALAGRPDFVVDAYQCIIFTHGCFWHHHDCYLFKVPATRTDFWLEKIGKNVDRDNRDLTTLIAQGWRVLIVWECALRGRLKLNDADLTERLEEWICGGGQTAQIDTLGIHPLTVFPPRKV
- the yedA gene encoding drug/metabolite exporter YedA, which encodes MRFRQLLPLIGALFSLYIIWGSTYFVIRIGVESWPPLMMAGIRFLSAGVLLLAFLLLRGHKLPPLRPLLNAALIGLLLLAVGNGFVTIAEHQNVPSGIAAVVVATVPLFTLCFSRLFGIRTRKLEWLGIGIGLAGIILLNSGGNLSGNPWGAVIILIGSMSWAFGSVYGSRIELPSGMMAGAVEMLAAGIVLLLASTLTGEKLTTMPGLSGFLAVGYLALFGSLIAINAYMFLIRNVSPAVATSYAYVNPVVAVLLGTGLGGETLSSVEWLALGVIVFAVVLVTLGKYLLPAKPVVTPCEVEKP